Proteins encoded together in one Diceros bicornis minor isolate mBicDic1 chromosome 18, mDicBic1.mat.cur, whole genome shotgun sequence window:
- the P3H4 gene encoding endoplasmic reticulum protein SC65 codes for MARAAWGLLWLLLGSAGAQYEKYSFRGFPPEDLMPLAAAYGHALEQYEGESWRESARYLEAALRLHRLLRDSEAFCHANCSGPPAASAPGPAPGPDGGDGDGDGDGDDWARELRLFGHVLERAACLRRCKRTLPAFQVPYPPRQLLRDFQSRLPYQYLHYALFKANRLEKAVAAAYTFLQRNPKHELTAKYLSYYRGLLDAAEETLTDLEAQPYEAVFLRAVKLYNSGDFRSSTEDMERALAEYLAVFARCLAGCEGAHEQVDFKDFYPAVADLFAESLQCKVDCEANLTPNVGGYFVEKFVATMYHYLQFAYYKLNDVRQAARSAASYMLFDPQDSVMQQNLVYYRFHRARWGLEEEDFQPREEAIFYHNQTAELRELLEFAHMYLQSDDEMELEETEPPVEPKGPPSDAEFEGEGDYEEGVYADWWQEPDAKGDEAEAEPEPELA; via the exons ATGGCTCGGGCGGCGTGGGGgctgctgtggctgctgctggGCAGCGCCGGGGCGCAGTACGAGAAGTACAGCTTCCGGGGCTTCCCGCCCGAGGACCTGATGCCCCTGGCCGCGGCCTACGGGCACGCGCTGGAGCAGTACGAGGGCGAGAGCTGGCGCGAGAGCGCGCGCTACCTCGAGGCGGCGCTGCGGCTGCACCGGCTGCTGCGGGACAGCGAGGCCTTCTGCCACGCCAACTGCAGCGGCCCCCCCGCCGCCTCGGCCCCCGGGCCCGCGCCCGGCCCCGACGGCGGCGACGGCGACGGCGACGGCGACGGCGACGACTGGGCCCGCGAGCTGCGGCTCTTCGGCCACGTCCTGGAGCGCGCCGCCTGCCTGCGGCGCTGCAAGCGGACGCTGCCCGCCTTCCAGGTGCCCTACCCGCCGCGGCAGCTGCTGCGCGACTTCCAGAGCCGCCTGCCCTACCAGTACCTGCACTACGCGCTCTTCAAG GCTAACCGGCTGGAGAAGGCGGTGGCCGCGGCCTACACCTTCCTCCAAAGGAACCCGAAGCACGAGCTGACCGCCAAGTATCTCAGCTACTACCGGGGGCTGCTGGACGCGGCAGAGGAGACCCTCACGGACTTGGAGGCCCAGCCGTACGAG GCCGTGTTCCTCCGGGCTGTGAAGCTCTACAACAGCGGGGACTTCCGCAGCAGCACCGAGGACATGGAGCGGGCCCTCGCCGAGTACCTGGCCGTCTTCGCCCGGTGTCTGGCTGGCTGCGAGGGGGCCCATGAGCAGGTGGACTTCAAGGACTTTTACCCGGCGGTAGCAG ATCTCTTTGcagaatccctgcagtgcaaggTGGACTGTGAGGCTAACCTGACCCCCAACGTGGGCGGCTACTTTGTGGAGAAGTTCGTTGCCACCATGTATCACTACCTGCAGTTTGCCTACTACAAGC TGAACGACGTGCGCCAGGCCGCCCGCAGCGCCGCCAGCTACATGCTCTTCGACCCCCAGGACAGTGTCATGCAGCAGAACCTGGTGTATTACCGCTTCCACCGGGCTCGCTggggcctggaggaggaggactTCCAGCCCCGGGAG gagGCCATATTCTACCACAACCAGACCGCTGAGCTGCGGGAGCTGCTGGAGTTCGCGCACATGTACCTGCAGTCAGATGATGAG ATGGAGCTGGAGGAGACAGAACCGCCTGTGGAGCCAAAGGGCCCCCCATCCGATGCTGAGTTTGAGGGGGAGGGCGACTACGAGGAGGGCGTGTATGCTGACTGGTGGCAGGAGCCTGATGCCAAGGGCGACGAGGCTGAGGCCG aGCCAGAGCCTGAACTAGCATGA
- the NT5C3B gene encoding 7-methylguanosine phosphate-specific 5'-nucleotidase produces the protein MAEEVSILMKATVLMRQPGRVQEIVGALRRGGGDSLQVISDFDMTLSRFVYNGKRCPSSHNILDTSKIISEECRKELQMLLHHYYPIEIDPHRTIKEKLPHMVEWWTKAHNLLCQQPIQKHQIAQVVRESNAMLREGYKTFFNTLYQNNIPLFIFSAGIGDILEEIIQQMKVFHPNIHIVSNYMDFDEDGFLRGFKGQLIHTYNKNSSVCQNSDYFQQLQGKTNILLLGDSMGDLTMADGVPGVENILKIGFLNDKVEERRERYMDSYDIVLEKDETLDVVNGLLQHILRQGDWMEMQVS, from the exons ATGGCAGAGGAG GTGAGCATCCTGATGAAGGCCACGGTCCTGATGCGGCAGCCCGGGCGGGTGCAGGAGATCGTGGGCGCCCTCCGCAGGGGCGGGGGAGACAGCTTACAG GTCATTTCTGATTTTGACATGACCTTGAGCAGGTTTGTGTATAATGGAAAGCGATGCCCTTCTTCTCACA ATATTCTGGATACCAGCAAGATCATCAGTGAGGAGTGCCGGAAGGAG ctccaaatGCTCCTTCACCACTATTACCCAATTGAGATTGACCCACACCGGACCATCAAAGAGAAGTTACCTCATATGGTGGAATG GTGGACCAAAGCGCACAACCTCCTGTGTCAGCAGCCGATTCAGAAGCATCAGATCGCCCAGGTGGTCAGAGAGTCCAATGCAATGCTTCG GGAGGGGTACAAGACGTTCTTCAACACCCTCTACCAAAACAACATTCCCCTTTTCATCTTTTCTGCGGGCATTGGTGATATCCTGGAAGAAATTATCCAGCAGATGAAAGTATTCCACCCTAACATCCATATTGTGTCCAACTACATGGATTTTGATGAAGAT GGTTTCCTACGGGGATTCAAGGGCCAGCTCATACACACGTACAACAAGAACAGCTCCGTGTGTCAGAACTCCGATTACTTCCAGCAGCTTCAGGGCAAAACCAACATCCtcctgctgggagactccatggGGGACCTCACTATGGCCGATGGGGTTCCCGGTGTGGAGAACATTCTCAAGATTGGCTTCCTAAATGACAAG GTGGAGGAGCGGCGGGAGCGCTACATGGACTCGTATGACATCGTGCTGGAGAAGGATGAGACGCTGGACGTGGTCAACGGACTGCTGCAGCACATCCTGCGCCAGGGGGACTGGATGGAGATGCAGGTCTCCTGA
- the FKBP10 gene encoding peptidyl-prolyl cis-trans isomerase FKBP10: MFRAGPPSHTLLRLPLLQLLLLLLQAVGRGLGRASPAGGPLEDVVIERYHIPRACPREVQMGDFVRYHYNGTFEDGKKFDSSYDRSTLVAIVVGVGRLITGMDRGLMGMCVNERRRLIVPPHLGYGSIGVAGLIPPDATLYFDVVLLDVWNKADTVQVSTLLLPPHCPRMVQDSDFVRYHYNGTLLDGTAFDTSYSRGGTYDTYVGSGWLIKGMDQGLLGMCPGERRKITIPPFLAYGEKGYGTMIPSHASLVFHVLLVDLHNPKDTVQLETLELPPGCVRRAVAGDFMRYHYNGSLMDGTLFDSSYSRNHTYDTYVGRGYIIPGMDQGLQGACMGERRRITIPPHLAYGENGTGDKIPGSAVLIFHVHIIDFHNPADPVEVKTLSPPPETCNETAKPGDFVRYHYNCSLLDGTELFSSHDYGAPQEATLGAHKVIEGLDIGLQGMCVGERRQLVVPPHLAHGESGARGVPGSAVLLFEVELVSREEGLPTGYLFVWHEDPPANLFEDLDLNKDGEVPLEEFSTFIKAQVSEGKGRLMPGQDPEKIIADMFQNQDRNQDGKITAEELKLKLDEDQERVHEEL; this comes from the exons ATGTTCCGCGCGGGGCCCCCCAGCCACACCCTCCTTCGGCTCCCTCTGCTgcagttgctgctgctgctgctgcaggccgtggggagggggctgggccgCGCCAGCCCGGCCGGGGGCCCCCTGGAAGATGTGGTCATCGAAAGGTACCAcatccccagggcctgtcccCGGGAAGTGCAGATGGGGGATTTTGTGCGCTACCACTACAACGGCACTTTCGAGGATGGCAAGAAGTTTGACTCGAG CTATGACCGCAGCACCTTGGTGGCCATCGTGGTGGGCGTGGGGCGCCTCATCACCGGCATGGACCGAGGCCTCATGGGCATGTGTGTCAACGAGCGACGGCGCCTCATTGTGCCTCCCCACCTGGGCTATGGCAGCATCGGCGTGG CGGGGCTCATTCCTCCGGATGCCACCCTCTACTTCGACGTGGTCCTGCTGGATGTGTGGAACAAGGCGGACACCGTGCAGGTGAGCACCTTGCTGCTCCCGCCCCACTGCCCCCGCATGGTCCAGGACAGCGACTTTGTGCGCTACCACTACAATGGCACGCTGCTGGACGGCACCGCCTTCGACACCAG CTATAGCAGGGGTGGCACTTATGACACCTACGTTGGCTCTGGCTGGCTGATCAAGGGCATGGACCAGGGGCTGCTGGGCATGTGtcctggagagagaaggaagatcaccatccctccattccTGGCCTATGGCGAGAAAGGCTATG GGACTATGATCCCCTCGCACGCCTCCCTGGTCTTCCATGTCCTACTGGTCGACCTCCACAACCCAAAGGACACTGTCCAGCTGGAGACGCTGGAGCTGCCGCCCGGCTGTGTGCGGAGAGCCGTGGCCGGGGACTTTATGCGTTACCACTACAACGGCTCGCTGATGGACGGCACCCTCTTCGATTCCAG CTACTCCCGCAACCACACCTATGACACCTACGTGGGGCGGGGCTACATCATCCCCGGGATGGACCAGGGGCTGCAGGGCGCCTGCATGGGAGAGCGCCGGAGGATCACCATCCCCCCCCACCTCGCCTACGGGGAGAACGGGACTG GAGACAAGATCCCTGGCTCCGCTGTGCTCATCTTCCATGTCCACATCATCGACTTCCACAACCCCGCGGATCCAGTGGAAGTCAAGACCCTGTCCCCGCCCCCCGAGACCTGCAACGAGACCGCCAAGCCTGGGGACTTCGTTAGATACCACTACAACTGCTCTCTGCTGGATGGCACCGAGCTCTTCTCCTC CCACGACTACGGGGCCCCCCAGGAGGCGACTCTGGGGGCCCACAAGGTGATCGAAGGCCTGGACATAGGCCTGCAGGGCATGTGTGTGGGAGAGAGGCGGCAGCTCGTGGTCCCCCCACACCTGGCACACGGGGAGAGTGGAG cccgGGGGGTCCCTGGCAGTGCTGTGCTgctgtttgaggtggagctggtgtctcgggaggaggggctgcccacAGGCTACCTGTTTGTGTGGCATGAGGACCCTCCCGCCAACCTGTTCGAAGACCTGGACCTCAACAAGGATGGCGAGGTCCCcctggaggag TTCTCCACCTTCATCAAGGCTCAAGTCAGTGAGGGCAAAGGACGCCTCATGCCTGGGCAGGACCCGGAGAAAATCATAGCGGACATGTTCCAGAACCAGGACCGCAACCAGGACGGCAAGATCACTGCCGAGGAGCTCAAGCTGAAGTTGGACGAAGACCAGGAGCGGGTCCATGAGGAGCTCTGA
- the KLHL10 gene encoding kelch-like protein 10, translated as MEMESAAASTRFHQPHMERKMSAMTCEIFNELRLEGKLCDVVIKVNGFEFNAHKNILCSCSSYFRALFTSGWNNTEKKVYNIPGISPDMMKLIIEYAYTRTVPITPDNVEKLLAAADQFNIMGIVRGCCEFLKSELCLDNCIGICKFTDYYYCPELRQKAYMFILHNFEEMVKVSAEFLELSVTELKDIIEKDELNVKQEDAVFEAILKWISHDPQNRKQHISVLLPKVRLALMHAEYFMNNVKMNDYVKDSEECKPVIINALKAMYDLNMNGPSNSDFTNPLTRPRLPYAILFAIGGWSGGSPTNAIEAYDARADRWVNVTCEEESPRAYHGAAYLKGYVYIIGGFDSVDYFNSVKRFDPVKKTWHQVAPMHSRRCYVSVTVLSNFIYAMGGFDGYVRLNTAERYEPETNQWTLIAPMHEQRSDASATTLYGKVYICGGFNGNECLFTAEVYNTESNQWTVIAPMRSRRSGIGVIAYGEHVYAVGGFDGANRLRSAEAYSPVANTWRTIPTMFNPRSNFGIEVVDDLLFVVGGFNGFTTTFNVECYDEKTDEWYDAHDMSIYRSALSCCVVPGLANVGEYAARRDNFTGLALRDEVKYSASTSTLPV; from the exons ATGGAGATGGAGAGCGCAGCGGCCTCCACACGTTTCCACCAGCCTCACAtggagaggaagatgagtgcGATGACCTGTGAGATCTTCAACGAGCTTAGGCTAGAGGGCAAGCTCTGCGACGTGGTCATCAAGGTCAATGGCTTTGAGTTCAATGCCCACAAGAACATCCTCTGTAGCTGCAGTTCCTACTTTAG agCTTTGTTTACAAGTGGCTGGAACAACACTGAAAAGAAGGTATACAACATTCCCGGCATTTCCCCCGACATGATGAAGCTCATTATCGAATATGCGTACACCCGGACCGTCCCCATCACCCCGGACAATGTGGAGAAGCTGCTGGCTGCTGCAGACCAGTTTAACATCATGGGTATTGTCAGGGGCTGCTGTGAGTTCCTCAAGTCAGAGCTGTGTTTGGATAACTGTATCGGCATCTGCAAGTTCACAGACTACTACTACTGCCCCGAGCTGAGGCAGAAGGCCTACATGTTCATATTGCACAACTTCGAGGAGATGGTGAAAGTCTCAGCAGAGTTTTTAGAGCTCTCAGTCACTGAACTTAAGGATATCATTGAGAAAGATGAGCTCAACGTCAAACAAGAAGATGCTGTATTTGAGGCCATTTTAAAGTGGATCTCTCATGACCCCCAAAATAGGAAGCAGCATATTTCAGTTTTGCTTCCCAAG GTTCGCCTGGCCCTAATGCATGCTGAGTACTTCATGAACAATGTTAAGATGAACGACTATGTCAAAGACAGTGAGGAATGCAAGCCAGTCATCATTAACGCcctaaaggccatgtatgacctAAACATGAACGGACCCTCTAATTCTGACTTCACCAACCCACTCACCAGGCCCCGCCTGCCCTATGCCATCCTATTTGCAATTGGTGGCTGGAGTGGTGGGAGCCCCACCAATGCCATTGAGGCATATGATGCTCGGGCAGACAGATGGGTGAATGTCACTTGTGAGGAAGAGAGTCCCCGTGCCTACCACGGGGCAGCCTATTTGAAAGGCTACGTTTATATCATTGGGGGGTTCGATAGCGTAGACTATTTCAATAGCGTTAAGCGTTTTGACCCAGTCAAGAAAACTTGGCATCAGGTGGCCCCGATGCACTCCAGACGTTGCTATGTCAGTGTGACAGTCCTCAGCAATTTTATTTATGCCATGGGAGGATTTGATGGCTATGTGCGTCTCAACACTGCTGAACGTTATGAGCCAGAGACCAATCAATGGACGCTCATTGCCCCCATGCATGAACAGAGGAGCGATGCCAGTGCCACTACACTCTATGGAAAG GTCTACATATGTGGTGGGTTTAACGGAAACGAATGCCTGTTTACAGCAGAAGTGTACAACACTGAGAGTAATCAGTGGACAGTCATAGCACCCATGAGGAGCAGGAGGAGCGGAATAGGCGTAATTGCTTATGGAGAACACGTATATGCG GTAGGTGGCTTTGATGGAGCCAATCGACTTAGGAGCGCAGAAGCCTACAGCCCAGTGGCTAATACCTGGCGCACGATCCCCACTATGTTTAATCCTCGTAGCAATTTTGGCATCGAGGTGGTAGATGACCTCCTATTTGTGGTGGGTGGCTTTAATGGCTTTACCACCACCTTTAACGTGGAGTGCTATGACGAAAAGACCGACGAGTGGTATGATGCTCACGACATGAGTATATACCGCAGTGCTCTGAGCTGCTGTGTGGTACCAGGGCTGGCCAATGTTGGGGAATATGCAGCTAGACGGGACAACTTCACAGGATTAGCACTGCGAGATGAAGTAAAGTACTCTGCTTCGACAAGCACCCTACCTGTATGA